The proteins below come from a single Synechococcus sp. WH 8101 genomic window:
- a CDS encoding DUF4336 domain-containing protein yields the protein MSESPHPSTLISEVSRRDQRWPWWPLLPLYPYGRRATCMEELIPGQVWSFVQLQGVYYVAVPIRLTVVKVPGGLMLVNPLPPTAELRTALRALEAEHGPVCTIVLPTASGLEHKLPLAPLARAFPDAQLWLCPGQWSFPLPLPLSWLGIPRSRRRLLLEDGVPHPEVCHWFSLGPLDLGVGRFQEISCLHRPSGSLLITDALVGISATPPAIFDRDPTPLLFHARDRGDAPLTDTPEARRRGWARLVLFASYLRPQPLEIPGLAELVRRAFRPGLRNARAHFGLYPFAWQPGWQADAERLMGETTPKLQVAPVLERLVLPRARRTLLAWLEQLEALPDLRWLVPAHYSAPLPFTPERVQQLRAELNARAWAPSEGNWSFLGALDQRLLDLKLVPSDPETT from the coding sequence ATGAGCGAGTCTCCTCACCCATCAACGCTGATTTCTGAGGTGTCGAGGCGCGATCAACGCTGGCCTTGGTGGCCCTTGCTGCCTCTGTATCCCTACGGCCGCCGGGCCACCTGCATGGAGGAGCTGATCCCCGGCCAGGTGTGGAGCTTCGTGCAGCTCCAGGGCGTGTATTACGTGGCGGTGCCGATCCGGCTCACGGTGGTGAAGGTGCCGGGGGGCTTGATGCTGGTGAATCCGCTGCCCCCCACGGCCGAATTGCGCACAGCCCTCCGGGCTCTGGAAGCCGAACATGGGCCCGTGTGCACGATCGTGTTGCCCACCGCCTCCGGTCTGGAGCACAAGCTGCCACTCGCTCCCTTGGCTCGGGCTTTTCCCGACGCCCAGCTCTGGCTCTGCCCCGGCCAGTGGAGTTTCCCGCTGCCGCTGCCCCTCAGCTGGCTCGGCATTCCCCGCAGCCGAAGGCGCCTGCTGCTTGAAGACGGTGTGCCTCACCCTGAGGTCTGCCACTGGTTCTCGCTGGGCCCCCTCGATCTCGGTGTGGGTCGGTTTCAGGAGATCAGTTGCCTGCATCGTCCCTCGGGGAGTCTGTTGATCACCGACGCCCTGGTGGGGATTTCGGCCACCCCGCCCGCGATCTTCGATCGCGATCCCACCCCGTTGCTCTTCCATGCCCGCGATCGTGGCGATGCGCCCCTCACCGACACGCCGGAGGCCAGGCGTCGTGGCTGGGCCAGATTGGTGCTGTTCGCGTCCTATTTACGCCCGCAACCTCTGGAGATTCCCGGCCTGGCCGAGCTGGTGCGCCGTGCCTTCCGCCCCGGCCTGCGCAATGCCCGGGCCCATTTCGGGCTCTATCCCTTTGCCTGGCAGCCCGGTTGGCAGGCCGATGCCGAACGCTTGATGGGGGAGACCACCCCCAAACTGCAGGTGGCGCCGGTGCTGGAGCGGTTGGTGCTCCCCCGCGCCCGTCGCACCCTGCTGGCCTGGCTGGAACAACTCGAAGCCCTGCCCGATCTGCGCTGGCTGGTGCCCGCCCACTACAGCGCGCCCTTGCCCTTCACGCCGGAGCGGGTGCAGCAGTTGCGGGCGGAACTGAACGCTCGCGCCTGGGCACCGAGTGAGGGCAACTGGAGTTTCCTCGGGGCGCTCGATCAACGGCTCCTGGATCTCAAGCTGGTGCCCTCCGATCCCGAAACCACGTGA
- the menD gene encoding 2-succinyl-5-enolpyruvyl-6-hydroxy-3-cyclohexene-1-carboxylic-acid synthase has product MTRSIANLQAALTLLEGFCVQGLRHLVLCPGSRSGPLAHAAGGLARRGRLTLITAIDERSAAFHALGIAAGSGRAVAVITTSGTAVANLLPAAVEADRSCLPLLLISADRPERLKHCGANQTVNQETFLRSVCRWMGHGDSAGIDRMEPKALQVLAVQAWGEAHRWPGPVHLNLPFEEPLHPSAQEQDQVWRSWADASPTRTSERPSAAPVFDARCRLDPDRPGVVIAGPWRGQPHQHGAYRQALSAWQQRSGWPLLVDPLAAIPADLPGQIHAWDLLLPDALPLPDGLEPRDLQVLRLGPMPASRRLERWLQSLAGPQVVISEGERRGLDPLRLASQWSGGLASWWQALASELPAADGAEAPSQALRQLWQQQDQALRTWLEAQLPARGAVSEPALMCALPPLLPADCAVMLAASSPVRDWQAFALAERGRHRCISFRGASGIDGTLSLALGFARTHGPTLLLTGDLALLHDSNGWLLASAQGPPLLVLLIDNGGGGIFAQLPVPVAAADQFDQLFAMPQAADHLALAAAHGVPGRAVACLEDLAEALDWGWAQGRPALLRVRTDRGRDAALRLALRRAVQAGDHNDCVTGCLP; this is encoded by the coding sequence TTGACGCGATCGATCGCCAATCTGCAGGCCGCACTGACCCTGCTGGAGGGGTTCTGCGTCCAGGGCCTCCGCCATCTGGTGCTCTGCCCGGGTAGTCGCAGTGGTCCGCTGGCCCATGCCGCCGGTGGGCTGGCCCGACGTGGTCGCCTGACCTTGATCACCGCCATCGATGAGCGCTCCGCGGCCTTCCATGCCCTGGGCATCGCCGCTGGGAGTGGTCGGGCCGTGGCTGTGATCACCACCTCCGGCACGGCGGTGGCCAATCTGCTGCCGGCGGCGGTGGAGGCGGATCGGTCCTGTTTGCCCTTGCTCTTGATCAGTGCTGATCGACCCGAGCGGCTCAAGCACTGCGGTGCCAATCAGACGGTGAATCAGGAGACGTTTCTGCGCAGCGTCTGCCGCTGGATGGGTCACGGCGATTCCGCCGGGATCGATCGGATGGAGCCCAAAGCGCTGCAGGTGCTGGCGGTTCAGGCCTGGGGGGAGGCCCACCGCTGGCCTGGTCCGGTGCACCTCAACCTGCCCTTTGAAGAGCCGCTCCATCCTTCGGCGCAGGAGCAGGACCAGGTCTGGCGGTCCTGGGCGGATGCCTCGCCTACGAGAACGTCGGAGCGCCCGTCCGCGGCACCGGTCTTCGACGCCCGCTGCCGCCTCGATCCCGATCGTCCCGGTGTGGTGATCGCCGGGCCGTGGCGGGGTCAGCCGCATCAGCACGGGGCCTATCGGCAGGCCCTGAGCGCCTGGCAGCAGCGCAGCGGTTGGCCGCTGCTGGTGGATCCTCTCGCCGCCATTCCCGCCGATCTGCCGGGACAGATCCACGCCTGGGATCTCTTGCTTCCCGATGCCCTGCCCCTGCCCGATGGGCTGGAGCCGCGGGACCTGCAGGTGTTGCGCCTCGGCCCGATGCCGGCCAGTCGCCGCTTGGAGCGCTGGCTGCAGTCGCTGGCCGGCCCCCAGGTGGTGATCAGCGAGGGGGAGCGGCGCGGTCTCGATCCGTTGCGGCTGGCCAGCCAGTGGTCTGGAGGTCTGGCTTCGTGGTGGCAGGCCCTGGCGTCGGAACTTCCTGCCGCTGATGGTGCGGAGGCCCCCTCCCAGGCGCTGCGCCAGCTCTGGCAGCAGCAGGATCAGGCGCTGCGGACCTGGTTAGAAGCGCAGCTTCCTGCTCGCGGGGCCGTCAGCGAACCGGCCCTGATGTGCGCCTTGCCGCCCTTGTTGCCCGCCGACTGCGCCGTGATGCTCGCGGCCAGCAGTCCGGTGCGGGATTGGCAGGCGTTCGCCCTGGCGGAGCGTGGTCGGCATCGCTGCATCAGTTTCCGGGGGGCCTCCGGGATCGATGGCACCTTGTCGTTGGCGCTCGGCTTTGCCCGCACCCATGGACCCACCCTGCTGCTGACGGGCGATCTCGCCCTGCTGCACGACAGCAACGGTTGGCTGCTCGCCTCGGCGCAGGGCCCGCCTCTGCTGGTGCTGCTGATCGATAACGGTGGCGGTGGCATCTTTGCGCAACTGCCGGTGCCGGTGGCTGCAGCGGATCAGTTTGACCAGCTCTTCGCCATGCCCCAGGCCGCAGACCATCTCGCCCTGGCCGCAGCTCATGGGGTGCCTGGTCGTGCGGTGGCCTGCCTGGAGGATCTGGCTGAGGCCCTCGACTGGGGCTGGGCCCAGGGCCGTCCGGCCTTGCTGCGGGTGCGCACCGATCGCGGGCGCGATGCGGCCCTGCGCTTGGCCCTGCGCCGCGCTGTGCAAGCGGGTGACCACAATGACTGCGTCACGGGGTGCCTGCCATGA
- the menB gene encoding 1,4-dihydroxy-2-naphthoyl-CoA synthase, giving the protein MTDRSARAVLPGAPVVPWQPWGDYSDILLDRCSEGIARVAINRPQKRNAFRPRTVVELCDAFSRIREASDIGVVLFTGVGPAADGGFSFCAGGDQSVRGDGGYLDDDGLPRLNVLDLQRIIRSLPKVVIALVAGYAIGGGQVLHLLCDLSLAAENAVFGQTGPKVGSFDGGFGAGYLARLVGQRKAREIWFLCRQYGAEDALAMGLVNQVVPLEQLEAEGVRWAREVLQHSPTAIRCLKAAFNAETDGMAGIQELAGQATHLFYRTAEGQEGRNAFLEKRRPDFSSSPWLP; this is encoded by the coding sequence ATGACCGATCGTTCCGCCCGCGCCGTGTTGCCCGGTGCGCCTGTGGTGCCCTGGCAGCCCTGGGGCGACTACAGCGACATCCTGCTCGATCGCTGCAGCGAGGGGATCGCCCGTGTGGCGATCAATCGGCCCCAGAAACGCAACGCCTTCCGGCCGCGCACGGTGGTGGAGCTCTGCGATGCCTTCAGTCGCATCCGCGAAGCCAGCGACATCGGTGTGGTGCTCTTCACCGGCGTCGGGCCCGCTGCCGATGGGGGGTTCTCCTTCTGCGCCGGAGGTGATCAGAGCGTGCGTGGCGATGGCGGTTACCTCGATGACGACGGCCTGCCCCGCCTCAATGTGCTCGACTTGCAGCGCATCATCCGCAGCCTGCCCAAGGTGGTGATCGCCCTGGTGGCGGGCTATGCCATTGGCGGCGGCCAGGTGTTGCATCTGCTCTGTGATCTCAGCCTGGCGGCGGAGAACGCCGTGTTCGGGCAGACGGGCCCGAAGGTGGGCAGCTTCGATGGTGGCTTCGGTGCCGGTTATCTGGCCCGGCTGGTGGGGCAACGCAAGGCCCGGGAGATCTGGTTTCTCTGCCGTCAATACGGCGCTGAGGACGCCCTGGCGATGGGGCTGGTGAACCAAGTGGTGCCTCTCGAGCAGCTAGAGGCTGAGGGGGTCCGCTGGGCCCGGGAGGTGTTGCAGCACAGCCCCACAGCCATCCGCTGCCTCAAGGCTGCCTTCAATGCCGAAACCGACGGCATGGCCGGGATCCAGGAGCTGGCCGGTCAGGCCACCCATCTCTTTTATCGAACCGCCGAGGGCCAGGAGGGTCGCAATGCCTTCCTGGA
- the lepB gene encoding signal peptidase I, protein MTADSRPQKDGPAWRNLLVWVLVALLLRWLVLEPRWIPSGSMLPTLQLQDRILVEKLRPRWTELRHQSLPLGSVVVFAAPPRLVEAGYDPNAALIKRVVGRPGDALEVRDGVLLRNGQVVSEPWLDTPIDYSLPPVTVPENQLWVLGDNRNASLDSHLWGSLPQDRVIGTAVWRYWPLTRFGPIRFPHPDAELAHQTAAVGSTS, encoded by the coding sequence ATGACAGCGGACTCCAGGCCTCAGAAGGACGGACCGGCCTGGCGGAACCTGCTGGTGTGGGTGCTAGTGGCGCTGCTGTTGCGCTGGTTGGTGCTCGAGCCACGCTGGATTCCCTCCGGCTCGATGCTGCCCACCCTGCAACTGCAGGACCGGATTCTGGTGGAGAAGCTGAGGCCCAGATGGACGGAGCTGCGCCACCAATCCCTGCCCCTGGGCAGCGTGGTGGTGTTCGCGGCGCCGCCCCGGCTGGTGGAGGCGGGTTACGACCCGAACGCGGCCTTGATCAAACGGGTGGTGGGACGGCCCGGGGACGCCCTGGAAGTGCGCGACGGGGTGTTGCTCCGCAACGGACAGGTGGTGAGCGAGCCCTGGCTGGACACACCGATCGACTATTCCCTCCCACCGGTGACGGTGCCGGAGAATCAGCTCTGGGTGCTGGGAGACAACCGCAACGCCAGCCTGGATTCCCATCTCTGGGGTTCGCTGCCGCAGGATCGGGTGATCGGCACAGCCGTATGGCGCTACTGGCCGCTGACCCGGTTCGGTCCGATTCGGTTCCCCCACCCGGATGCGGAGCTTGCGCATCAGACAGCTGCGGTAGGGTCAACGTCGTGA
- a CDS encoding phosphoribosyltransferase: protein MLHHSPVWTDRHQAGLALAERLQDCADGDGMTSLIALPRGGVPVAAAMASKLQLPLHTWSVRKIVEPARPELALGAVAGEGVVLWRHEPGDPAWSMLPQAEAWLRLAQQEWERRHQEFDDPDVSELFNHHLIVVDDGVATGMTTLAALQSLRLARPSMLTLAVPVMDRALVETMRHVVDRLEVLLLVDHLTAVGLWYERFDQLSDADVLAILAPHRSGEPQPAPSSTSLLA, encoded by the coding sequence ATGCTTCACCATTCACCGGTCTGGACCGATCGGCATCAGGCCGGCCTCGCTCTCGCCGAACGCCTGCAGGATTGTGCCGATGGCGATGGGATGACCAGCCTGATCGCCCTGCCCCGAGGCGGTGTTCCGGTGGCGGCAGCGATGGCCTCCAAGCTGCAACTCCCCCTGCACACCTGGTCGGTGCGCAAGATCGTGGAACCAGCCCGCCCGGAGCTGGCCCTGGGCGCAGTGGCTGGTGAGGGTGTGGTGCTCTGGCGCCACGAACCTGGTGATCCGGCCTGGTCGATGCTTCCCCAAGCGGAAGCCTGGCTGAGGCTGGCCCAACAGGAATGGGAGCGCCGCCATCAGGAGTTTGACGACCCCGACGTCAGTGAGCTCTTCAATCATCACCTCATCGTTGTCGATGATGGAGTCGCCACGGGCATGACCACCTTGGCGGCCTTGCAATCGCTAAGGCTGGCTCGTCCCTCGATGCTGACGCTGGCTGTGCCGGTGATGGACCGCGCACTGGTGGAGACGATGCGTCATGTTGTCGACCGTTTGGAAGTGTTGCTGTTGGTGGATCACCTCACCGCCGTAGGGCTCTGGTACGAGCGGTTTGATCAGCTCAGCGACGCTGATGTGTTGGCAATCCTGGCTCCCCACCGTTCTGGTGAACCCCAGCCAGCTCCCTCAAGCACGTCTTTGCTTGCGTGA
- a CDS encoding DUF3175 domain-containing protein, with protein MTLNKRSINSGHDWAAEVNRRPPVLDLEPGLFTWDQPEQIAASLLQSARRSRARKRSVYGSAMAMLCLYINRAGRKLPARRRSILTQAKTCLRELAGVHQNGGEPGLPTHQRR; from the coding sequence ATGACGTTGAACAAACGATCGATCAACAGCGGGCACGACTGGGCGGCGGAAGTGAATCGTCGCCCACCGGTGCTGGATCTGGAGCCAGGCCTCTTCACCTGGGACCAGCCGGAGCAGATTGCAGCCTCTCTGTTGCAATCAGCGCGTCGAAGCCGGGCCCGCAAACGCAGCGTTTACGGCAGTGCCATGGCCATGCTGTGTTTGTACATCAACCGGGCCGGGCGCAAGCTTCCCGCCCGGCGTCGTTCGATCCTCACGCAAGCAAAGACGTGCTTGAGGGAGCTGGCTGGGGTTCACCAGAACGGTGGGGAGCCAGGATTGCCAACACATCAGCGTCGCTGA
- a CDS encoding BCAM0308 family protein, with product MSDHILERSLDSRSPGHRIRQAGMAQRGRLDPFVDKEKPREHSLCPHCGATVHQGRWSWHQAVESAPEQICPACRRIAERLPAGELELSGPFLQEHEEEVMHLLLHNEQRYRSEHPLERMMWMESNGLSGATRIAFSGHHITHGLAKRLQRAYGGRLSGDDVTPGSKLRLQWHR from the coding sequence ATGAGCGACCACATCCTTGAGCGAAGCCTTGACAGCCGCAGCCCGGGCCACCGCATCCGCCAAGCGGGTATGGCACAGCGCGGTCGACTGGATCCCTTTGTGGACAAGGAGAAGCCCAGGGAGCACAGCCTTTGCCCCCACTGCGGCGCCACCGTGCATCAGGGGCGCTGGAGCTGGCACCAGGCTGTGGAGTCAGCACCTGAGCAGATCTGTCCAGCCTGTCGCAGGATCGCTGAACGCCTACCGGCCGGTGAGCTGGAACTGAGCGGTCCCTTCCTGCAGGAGCACGAGGAGGAGGTGATGCATTTGCTGCTCCACAACGAACAGCGCTACCGATCTGAACATCCCCTCGAGCGGATGATGTGGATGGAGAGCAACGGCCTCAGCGGTGCCACCCGGATTGCCTTCAGCGGCCACCACATCACCCATGGACTGGCCAAGCGTCTGCAACGGGCCTATGGCGGTCGACTCAGTGGCGACGACGTCACCCCCGGCAGCAAGCTCCGCCTGCAATGGCACCGTTGA
- a CDS encoding HlyD family efflux transporter periplasmic adaptor subunit: protein MTVPHHHALPPATPDEFLPPPGAWAHQLGWRTAAAGVALLAMACVWPLDELARASGQVRPQGENSPVQSLGGGRLSRVLVSPNQKVKAGQLLAEFDREPLLSQRRQLLRERTQLQEQLHQARRQGTDLQAQTQSIARLIQTQIASARGGVAQALAGSRFQDRELQRLRSLAAEGAIPQLLLEEKEAGVAVASSRLEQARLGVGEQRARLEAEQARLRQSLSTALSSQAELERQLAAIEGRLRENARATEQMRLLAPVDGTVVETKLRYPGQVLQPGDVVATLAPASQPLAVRVQLPARDVAPLRAGQAAALRVSSCPYTDFGVLDGRIQAIAADAVDGEYAVTITPSADQLRQGQRRCALRAGMDVDADLIIRRGTVMGLLLRKLRLLVPT, encoded by the coding sequence ATGACAGTTCCACACCATCACGCGCTCCCCCCCGCCACCCCGGATGAGTTTCTGCCGCCGCCCGGGGCCTGGGCACACCAGCTCGGTTGGCGCACCGCTGCCGCCGGTGTCGCTCTCCTCGCCATGGCCTGCGTCTGGCCTTTGGATGAATTGGCACGGGCCAGTGGCCAGGTGCGACCCCAGGGAGAAAATTCGCCGGTTCAGTCGTTGGGCGGCGGTCGCCTCAGCCGCGTGCTGGTGTCGCCCAATCAAAAGGTGAAGGCGGGCCAGTTGCTAGCGGAATTCGATCGGGAACCCTTGCTGTCGCAACGTCGGCAGTTGCTGCGGGAGCGCACCCAGTTGCAGGAGCAGCTCCATCAGGCCAGACGGCAAGGCACTGATCTGCAGGCGCAAACGCAATCGATCGCCCGTCTGATCCAGACCCAGATCGCCTCAGCACGTGGTGGCGTGGCCCAGGCCCTCGCCGGATCACGCTTTCAGGATCGCGAACTGCAGCGGTTGCGCTCCCTGGCGGCGGAAGGGGCGATTCCCCAGTTGTTGCTGGAGGAAAAAGAGGCCGGGGTCGCCGTTGCTAGCAGCAGGTTGGAGCAGGCACGCCTCGGTGTGGGAGAGCAGCGCGCCCGTCTTGAGGCCGAACAGGCCCGATTGCGCCAGTCTCTCAGTACGGCACTCAGTTCCCAGGCCGAGCTTGAGCGGCAGTTGGCAGCCATCGAGGGTCGCCTGCGCGAGAACGCCAGGGCCACGGAACAGATGCGGTTGCTTGCTCCCGTGGATGGCACGGTGGTGGAGACAAAACTTCGCTACCCGGGCCAAGTGCTCCAACCGGGCGATGTGGTCGCCACCCTGGCCCCCGCATCCCAGCCCCTGGCCGTGCGGGTGCAACTTCCGGCTCGGGATGTGGCGCCCCTGCGCGCAGGACAGGCGGCGGCACTGCGGGTGAGCTCCTGCCCTTACACCGATTTCGGGGTGCTGGACGGGCGCATCCAGGCCATCGCTGCTGATGCTGTGGATGGTGAATACGCCGTGACGATCACACCGAGCGCCGATCAGCTCAGGCAGGGTCAGCGGCGCTGTGCTCTCCGTGCCGGTATGGATGTGGACGCCGATCTGATCATCCGCCGAGGAACGGTGATGGGACTGTTATTGCGCAAGTTGCGGTTGCTGGTACCCACCTGA
- a CDS encoding DUF760 domain-containing protein: MFNPEFLTTDSQDGQPVNGLIQYLQDQSPDVLQRVAKSASGDIQDIIRHNVQGLLGMLPGEHFDVKVTASRDNLANLLASAMMTGYFLRQMEQRKELEEALFADDQMAVNPDDDLRL, from the coding sequence ATGTTCAACCCGGAGTTCCTGACCACCGATAGCCAGGACGGACAACCCGTCAACGGTCTGATTCAGTACCTGCAGGATCAGTCGCCCGATGTGCTGCAACGGGTCGCCAAATCGGCCAGCGGCGACATCCAGGACATCATTCGCCACAACGTGCAGGGGCTGCTGGGCATGCTCCCTGGCGAACATTTCGATGTGAAGGTGACGGCGAGCCGCGACAATCTCGCCAATCTGTTGGCCTCAGCCATGATGACGGGGTACTTCCTCCGTCAGATGGAACAGCGCAAGGAGCTGGAGGAAGCGCTCTTCGCCGACGATCAGATGGCGGTGAATCCCGACGACGATCTGCGTCTCTGA
- a CDS encoding sigma-70 family RNA polymerase sigma factor: MADAFTDYLRQIAGSPLLTTAEEIHLGTLIQRWRGDAAPDARRVRSGQRALSRVVTANLRLVVAVVKRSHARLEQLGVDPMDAIQAGNLGLIRAAQRFDPSRGYRFSTYAFWWVKESLNRFLHEQHSAIHIPSNVLQLAFKVSAMLARSDADRGVSLDAIAVDLNEKPERLRFALHALQRARVSSLDQRWDPSESGGSLMETVCDGRLQEPEDDYLWLHQVIQGLNQREQRILGLRFGSTEPVSLSHAADAMGLSRYQAHRLEQQALRKLKDQLEPMLNPSMAADQLRLSRSPDSPWQGLERHRPAVASPRQAAALPI, translated from the coding sequence ATGGCTGATGCCTTCACGGATTACCTGCGTCAGATCGCTGGCTCACCGTTGCTCACCACGGCAGAAGAAATCCATCTCGGCACTCTGATTCAGCGCTGGCGGGGAGATGCTGCACCGGATGCCCGTCGTGTCCGTAGTGGCCAGCGGGCCCTGTCTCGGGTGGTAACCGCCAATCTCCGCTTGGTGGTCGCGGTGGTGAAACGATCCCACGCACGCCTGGAGCAGTTGGGTGTGGATCCGATGGATGCGATTCAGGCGGGAAATCTTGGCCTGATTCGTGCTGCGCAACGCTTTGACCCTTCCCGCGGCTATCGCTTCTCCACCTATGCGTTCTGGTGGGTGAAGGAATCACTCAATCGCTTTTTACATGAGCAACACAGCGCCATTCATATTCCTTCGAATGTGTTACAACTCGCCTTCAAGGTGAGTGCGATGCTCGCTCGCTCGGATGCCGATCGAGGCGTTTCGTTGGATGCGATCGCCGTGGACCTCAACGAAAAACCTGAGCGCCTGCGCTTCGCCCTGCATGCTCTGCAACGCGCCCGTGTGTCGTCATTGGATCAACGTTGGGATCCGAGTGAGTCAGGTGGTTCTCTGATGGAGACCGTTTGTGATGGCCGCTTGCAGGAGCCCGAGGATGATTATCTCTGGCTCCATCAAGTGATTCAGGGATTGAATCAGCGCGAACAAAGGATTCTGGGTCTCCGGTTTGGCTCGACTGAGCCCGTGAGCCTCAGTCATGCCGCCGATGCGATGGGGTTGAGCCGATACCAGGCCCATCGCCTAGAACAACAAGCCCTGCGCAAACTCAAGGACCAACTGGAGCCGATGTTGAATCCCTCCATGGCAGCGGATCAGCTGCGGTTGTCCAGATCTCCCGACAGTCCTTGGCAAGGGTTGGAAAGGCATCGGCCAGCCGTTGCCTCTCCTCGCCAAGCTGCTGCACTGCCGATCTAA